In Mycobacterium sp. 050128, one genomic interval encodes:
- a CDS encoding cation-translocating P-type ATPase has translation MKIPGVTSVVAGLTDGAAQLVKAGVSTAAGAAGAVQLLASPVVELAGPVVQSMADSTSRALGINPSSNGSPAPITPPVRWQSGRRVHLDLDPLLPFSRWYEYSAVVEEPVRRIPGVAEAHVEGSLGRLVFELSEDAEDYDAVLDEVRSTVAAIAADLASTKSDVPISAPFADPGNPLAILVPLTSAAMDMVAMTAAVTGWVTRLPAAPQTTRAAAALINHQPRMVAVLESRLGRVGTDIVLAATTAAAHGLTQSFGTPLLDMTQRTLQITEAAAHRRVWREREPHLASPERPQAPVVPVISSAGAKSHVPRHSWAAAAAGEASHVVVGGAIDAAMDTEKGSMAGPVEAYVESAANGSLIAAASALVAGGGTEDAAAAIEAGVPRAAHMGRQAFASTLGRGLANGGQLVLDPGALRRLDRVKVVVIDGAALRGDHRAVLKSIGEAPGWDDDRVYEVADALLHGEEAPEPDPDELPATGAHLRWVPVQGPSATPAQGLESADLMVDGECVGRVEVGWEVDPYAIPLLQTANRTGARVVLRHVAGTEDLTASVAATHPPGTPLLTVVRDLRADRGPVLLITAVHRDFASTDTLAALAIADVGVALDDPRAATPWTADIITGTDLADAVRILSAIPVARAASESAIHLAQGGTTLAGLLLVTGSEQERPKNPASFRRWLNPVNAAAVTALVAGTFSASRVLRLPDPTPQPLTAWHALDPEIVYSRLAGGSRPLAVETLTPSWRRRLDDLSYSPPFAGLRAPLHNLARLAAATRVELSDPLTPILAVGAAASAIVGSNIDALLVGGVMTANAITGGAQRLRAEAAAAELFAEQDQLVRRVAVPAVATTRRRLEAAQNATRTVTVSAKSLRPGDVIDLAAPEVVPADARLLVAEDLEVDESLLTGESLPVDKQVDPVAVNDPERASMLFEGSTIVAGRARAIVVATGVNTAAHRAISAVADVETAAGVQARLRELTSKVLPLTLTGGAAVTALALLRRASLRQAVADGVAIAVAAVPEGLPLVATLSQLAAAQRLTSHGVLVRSPRTIEALGRVDTVCFDKTGTLTENRLRVLCAMPHDARPGDPFPEAEDPRSAAVLRAAAWASPQPQDGQGHAHATDEAIITAASFLLTKNNSGWQLLAEVPFESSRGYAAAIGTLSADAGKPMLMVKGAPEVVLPRCRFADPEADRAHAESVVHSLAERGLRVLAVARRPWPNGTTHDEDTDVDAVDTHAQELELLGYVGLADTARASSRPLIEALEAAGREVVLITGDHPITARAIARQLGLPADARVITGAELAGLDEDAAAKVVSNVQVFARVSPEQKVQIVAALQRCGRVTAMVGDGANDAAAIRMADVGIGVSGRGSSAARSAADIVLTDRDLSVLLDALVEGRSMWAGVRDAVTILVGGNVGEVLFTIIGTAFGQGRAPVGTRQLLLVNLLTDMFPALAVAVTSQYVEPDEAEYETEEQAERARAAHRLAVLTGPTPSLDAPLMRQIVTRGVVTAAGATAAWTIGRWTPGSERRTATMGLTALVTTQLAQTLLTRQHSPLVVATALGSAGVLVGIVQTPVVSQFFGCTPLGPVAWSGVMGATAGATAISWLAPNWLNKAIGVIQPDGEDEHGPDA, from the coding sequence ATGAAGATTCCGGGTGTAACCAGCGTTGTCGCTGGTCTCACCGACGGAGCAGCCCAGCTGGTGAAAGCCGGCGTGTCCACTGCCGCCGGCGCTGCGGGCGCGGTGCAGCTCTTGGCAAGCCCGGTAGTCGAACTTGCCGGACCCGTGGTGCAGTCGATGGCCGACTCCACCAGCCGGGCACTCGGGATCAATCCCTCGTCGAACGGATCTCCTGCCCCCATCACGCCTCCGGTGCGCTGGCAGAGCGGCCGGCGAGTGCACCTGGACCTGGATCCGTTGCTGCCCTTCTCACGCTGGTACGAGTACTCGGCGGTCGTCGAGGAACCGGTTCGCCGGATTCCGGGCGTGGCCGAAGCCCATGTCGAGGGCTCGCTGGGCCGGCTGGTTTTCGAACTCTCCGAGGACGCCGAAGACTACGACGCGGTCCTCGACGAGGTGCGGTCGACGGTTGCGGCCATTGCCGCCGACCTGGCTTCCACGAAGTCGGACGTACCGATTTCCGCGCCGTTCGCCGACCCGGGTAACCCGCTGGCGATTCTGGTGCCGCTCACCTCGGCGGCCATGGACATGGTCGCGATGACCGCCGCCGTCACCGGCTGGGTGACCCGGCTGCCCGCGGCACCGCAAACCACCCGGGCGGCCGCCGCCCTGATCAACCATCAACCGCGCATGGTGGCGGTGCTGGAGTCGCGGCTCGGGCGGGTGGGCACCGATATCGTGCTGGCCGCCACCACCGCAGCGGCGCACGGGCTCACCCAGTCGTTCGGCACCCCGCTGCTCGATATGACGCAGCGGACCCTGCAGATCACCGAGGCGGCGGCGCACCGTCGGGTGTGGCGAGAGCGGGAGCCGCATCTGGCCTCCCCCGAGCGGCCGCAGGCTCCGGTGGTTCCGGTCATCTCCTCGGCCGGAGCCAAGTCGCACGTTCCACGGCACAGCTGGGCCGCCGCGGCGGCGGGCGAAGCGTCGCACGTCGTGGTCGGCGGGGCCATCGACGCCGCGATGGACACCGAGAAGGGCTCGATGGCCGGGCCGGTGGAGGCCTATGTCGAATCGGCGGCCAACGGCTCGCTGATCGCCGCGGCCAGCGCATTGGTGGCCGGCGGTGGCACCGAAGACGCGGCCGCCGCGATCGAGGCCGGGGTGCCCCGGGCCGCGCACATGGGCCGCCAGGCGTTCGCCTCGACGCTGGGTCGCGGACTCGCCAACGGCGGACAACTGGTCCTCGACCCGGGCGCACTGCGCCGCTTGGACCGGGTGAAGGTGGTCGTCATCGACGGTGCGGCGCTGCGCGGTGACCACCGTGCCGTACTGAAATCGATCGGAGAGGCACCCGGCTGGGACGACGACCGAGTCTACGAGGTCGCCGACGCGCTGCTGCACGGCGAAGAGGCGCCCGAACCCGATCCCGACGAGTTGCCCGCCACCGGTGCGCATCTGAGATGGGTTCCGGTGCAAGGCCCGTCGGCCACCCCGGCACAGGGCCTCGAAAGCGCCGACCTGATGGTGGACGGCGAATGCGTCGGCAGGGTCGAGGTCGGTTGGGAAGTCGACCCGTACGCGATCCCATTGCTACAGACCGCGAATCGGACCGGCGCCCGAGTGGTCTTGCGGCACGTGGCCGGCACCGAGGATCTGACCGCCAGCGTCGCCGCGACGCATCCGCCCGGCACCCCGCTGCTGACCGTGGTGCGTGACCTGCGGGCCGATCGCGGCCCGGTGCTGCTGATCACCGCGGTGCACCGCGACTTCGCGTCGACCGACACGCTGGCCGCCTTGGCGATTGCCGATGTTGGTGTGGCACTTGATGATCCACGCGCCGCCACACCGTGGACCGCGGACATCATCACCGGCACCGACCTCGCCGACGCGGTGCGGATCCTGTCCGCGATTCCGGTGGCCCGCGCGGCCAGCGAGTCGGCGATTCACCTTGCCCAGGGCGGTACCACGCTGGCCGGGCTGCTGCTGGTCACCGGCAGTGAGCAGGAGCGGCCCAAAAACCCGGCGAGCTTCCGCCGCTGGCTCAACCCGGTCAACGCCGCCGCGGTCACCGCGCTGGTGGCCGGAACCTTCTCGGCCAGCAGGGTTTTGCGCCTGCCCGACCCGACCCCGCAACCGCTCACCGCCTGGCACGCGCTGGACCCGGAGATCGTGTACTCGCGGCTGGCCGGCGGCTCGCGGCCGTTGGCCGTCGAAACGCTGACCCCATCCTGGCGTCGCCGCCTCGACGACCTGTCTTACAGCCCACCCTTCGCGGGCCTGCGCGCGCCGCTGCACAACCTGGCGCGCCTGGCCGCGGCGACGCGGGTCGAGCTCTCCGATCCGCTGACCCCGATTCTGGCGGTGGGAGCCGCCGCATCGGCCATCGTCGGCAGCAACATCGACGCCCTGCTGGTGGGCGGTGTCATGACCGCCAACGCGATAACCGGTGGGGCACAACGGTTGCGGGCCGAGGCGGCGGCCGCCGAGCTGTTCGCCGAGCAGGACCAGCTGGTGCGCCGCGTCGCGGTCCCCGCCGTGGCCACCACCCGGCGCCGCCTGGAGGCGGCCCAGAACGCCACCCGCACGGTCACCGTCTCCGCCAAGTCGCTGCGGCCCGGCGACGTCATCGACCTGGCCGCCCCGGAGGTGGTGCCGGCCGACGCGCGCCTGCTGGTGGCCGAGGACCTCGAGGTCGACGAGTCGCTGCTCACCGGGGAGTCGCTGCCGGTGGACAAGCAGGTGGATCCCGTCGCCGTCAACGACCCCGAGCGAGCGAGCATGCTGTTCGAGGGCAGCACGATAGTCGCGGGCCGCGCTCGCGCGATCGTAGTGGCCACCGGCGTCAATACCGCTGCGCACCGGGCGATTTCGGCGGTCGCCGACGTCGAAACGGCGGCCGGGGTCCAGGCCCGGCTGCGCGAGCTCACTTCCAAGGTGCTGCCGTTGACCCTGACCGGCGGTGCCGCGGTGACCGCGCTGGCGTTGCTGCGCCGCGCGTCGCTGCGCCAGGCCGTCGCGGACGGTGTCGCGATCGCGGTGGCCGCCGTACCGGAGGGGCTGCCGCTGGTGGCCACGTTGTCCCAGCTCGCCGCCGCTCAGCGGCTGACGTCGCATGGGGTGCTGGTCCGCTCGCCGCGCACGATCGAGGCGCTGGGCCGGGTCGACACCGTGTGTTTCGACAAGACCGGCACGCTCACCGAGAACCGGCTGCGCGTCCTGTGCGCGATGCCGCACGATGCTCGCCCGGGCGATCCCTTCCCCGAGGCCGAGGATCCGCGCTCGGCCGCGGTCCTGCGGGCGGCGGCCTGGGCGTCCCCCCAGCCCCAGGACGGTCAGGGCCACGCGCACGCCACCGACGAGGCCATCATCACGGCGGCGAGTTTCCTTCTCACCAAGAACAATTCGGGGTGGCAGCTGCTTGCCGAGGTGCCATTCGAGTCCAGTCGTGGCTATGCCGCCGCGATCGGCACCCTGAGCGCCGACGCCGGCAAGCCGATGCTGATGGTCAAGGGCGCTCCCGAGGTGGTGCTGCCCCGCTGCCGGTTCGCCGACCCGGAAGCCGACCGCGCGCACGCGGAATCGGTGGTACACAGCCTCGCAGAGCGGGGCTTGCGGGTGCTGGCGGTGGCCCGGCGCCCGTGGCCCAACGGGACCACTCACGACGAGGACACCGATGTCGACGCCGTCGACACCCACGCGCAGGAGCTCGAGCTGCTGGGCTACGTCGGTCTGGCCGACACCGCACGGGCATCGTCGCGCCCGCTGATCGAGGCGCTGGAGGCCGCCGGTCGCGAGGTGGTGCTGATCACCGGAGACCACCCGATCACGGCTCGGGCGATCGCCCGTCAACTGGGACTGCCGGCGGATGCCCGCGTGATCACCGGCGCCGAGTTGGCCGGTCTCGACGAGGACGCCGCCGCCAAGGTCGTTTCCAACGTCCAGGTGTTCGCCCGCGTCAGCCCGGAGCAGAAGGTGCAGATCGTGGCCGCGCTGCAGCGCTGCGGTCGGGTGACGGCGATGGTCGGCGACGGCGCCAACGATGCCGCCGCCATCCGGATGGCCGACGTGGGCATCGGCGTGAGCGGCCGCGGTTCGTCGGCCGCTCGTAGCGCCGCCGACATCGTCCTGACCGATCGCGATCTGTCCGTGCTGCTCGACGCGCTGGTGGAGGGCCGCAGCATGTGGGCCGGTGTTCGCGACGCCGTCACGATCCTGGTCGGTGGCAACGTCGGCGAGGTGCTGTTCACCATCATCGGGACGGCGTTCGGCCAGGGCCGCGCACCGGTGGGAACCCGTCAGCTGTTACTGGTGAACCTGCTCACCGACATGTTCCCCGCCCTCGCGGTTGCCGTCACGTCGCAGTACGTCGAACCCGACGAGGCCGAGTACGAAACCGAAGAACAGGCCGAAAGGGCCCGCGCCGCACACCGACTCGCGGTGCTCACCGGGCCCACGCCGTCGCTCGACGCCCCACTGATGCGCCAGATCGTCACCCGCGGCGTCGTCACGGCTGCGGGTGCGACCGCCGCCTGGACGATTGGGCGCTGGACTCCGGGAAGTGAACGTCGCACGGCGACAATGGGTTTGACTGCGCTGGTGACCACGCAGCTGGCCCAGACACTGCTGACGCGCCAGCACAGCCCGCTCGTCGTGGCGACCGCGCTGGGCAGCGCGGGGGTGCTGGTCGGCATCGTGCAGACCCCGGTGGTCAGCCAATTCTTCGGGTGCACACCGCTGGGACCGGTCGCCTGGTCGGGCGTGATGGGAGCCACCGCCGGTGCCACCGCGATCTCGTGGCTGGCACCCAACTGGCTGAACAAGGCCATCGGTGTCATCCAGCCCGACGGCGAGGACGAACACGGACCGGACGCCTAG
- a CDS encoding AMP-binding protein — translation MTDGVVATTARALVSSRLLIVPTPIAVLRLIRELYRGGTNLSTLLAVAAARWPERTAIIDDDGALSYRELQSKTEALAHELVRDGAGPGEAVGIMCRNGRDFAASVFAASLVGADVVLVNTEFRSTALAGALGSHQVRNMFCDDEFTDRVAEAAPSVGVVDPARVQSQPGVRRPRVVESGRLILLTSGTTGVPKGVPRMPRMSSGVGVGMTILERTGLRVGSRIAVAVPMFHGLGLGMLMLTISLGGTVLTHRRFDAEATLAQASLQRADALSVVPIMLARILDLPKRVRMRNPLSLQVVISSGDRLDPSLARRFMDSYGEILYNGYGSTEVGIGALATPFELRHAPDTVGRPVAGCPVRIFDKNGRAVGPRVTGRIFVGGELTTEGYIGGADKTVIDRMTSTGDMGYLDNSGRLYIVGREDDMIVSGGENVYPRALENALAAHPDVAENAVVGVPDEQFGRRLAAFIVARAERQIDVTALREYLKDKVSRFEQPRDIHVVDSIPRNPAGKVIRKELAT, via the coding sequence ATGACCGACGGAGTGGTCGCCACGACGGCCCGGGCCCTGGTGTCGTCACGGCTGCTCATTGTGCCCACCCCGATCGCGGTGCTGCGGCTGATCCGCGAGCTATATCGCGGCGGCACCAACCTGTCCACGCTGTTGGCTGTCGCGGCGGCGCGCTGGCCGGAACGCACGGCGATCATCGACGACGACGGGGCGCTGAGCTACCGAGAGCTGCAGTCCAAAACCGAGGCGCTCGCGCACGAGCTCGTCCGCGACGGTGCCGGACCGGGCGAGGCGGTGGGGATCATGTGCCGCAACGGCCGTGACTTCGCGGCGTCCGTGTTCGCCGCGTCCCTGGTCGGAGCCGACGTGGTGCTGGTGAACACGGAGTTTCGCAGCACCGCTCTCGCGGGTGCGCTGGGTTCGCACCAGGTCAGAAACATGTTCTGCGACGACGAATTTACCGATCGAGTCGCAGAAGCCGCACCGTCGGTGGGCGTGGTCGATCCGGCGAGGGTGCAGAGTCAGCCGGGCGTGCGGCGTCCACGCGTCGTCGAGTCCGGGCGACTGATCCTGCTGACCTCGGGTACCACCGGTGTGCCCAAGGGCGTCCCGCGGATGCCGCGGATGAGTTCGGGCGTCGGCGTCGGCATGACGATTCTCGAACGCACCGGGCTGCGCGTCGGGTCGCGAATCGCGGTGGCGGTACCGATGTTTCACGGCCTTGGCCTGGGCATGCTGATGCTCACGATCAGCCTGGGCGGCACGGTACTGACGCATCGGCGCTTTGATGCCGAGGCGACGCTTGCCCAGGCATCGCTGCAGCGTGCCGATGCGCTCAGCGTGGTCCCCATCATGCTGGCGCGCATCTTGGACCTGCCGAAACGGGTCCGGATGCGAAACCCGTTGTCGCTACAGGTCGTGATATCCAGCGGCGATCGGCTCGACCCGAGCCTCGCGAGACGCTTCATGGACTCCTACGGCGAGATCCTCTACAACGGATACGGTTCCACCGAGGTTGGGATCGGCGCCCTGGCAACACCTTTCGAGTTGCGTCATGCCCCGGACACGGTGGGAAGGCCCGTCGCGGGATGCCCGGTTCGCATCTTCGACAAAAACGGGCGAGCCGTCGGGCCGCGGGTGACCGGCCGCATCTTCGTGGGCGGCGAGCTGACGACCGAGGGCTATATCGGCGGTGCTGACAAGACCGTCATCGACCGGATGACCAGCACCGGGGACATGGGCTATCTGGACAACTCGGGTCGGCTGTACATCGTCGGCCGCGAGGACGACATGATCGTGTCGGGCGGTGAGAACGTGTATCCGCGTGCGCTGGAAAACGCGCTCGCCGCGCATCCCGACGTCGCCGAGAACGCGGTTGTCGGGGTGCCCGACGAGCAGTTCGGCCGCCGGCTGGCGGCGTTCATCGTTGCCCGTGCCGAGCGTCAGATCGATGTGACGGCGTTACGGGAATACTTGAAGGACAAGGTTTCTCGCTTCGAACAGCCCCGCGACATCCACGTCGTCGACAGCATTCCGCGTAATCCCGCCGGCAAGGTCATCCGAAAGGAATTGGCGACCTAG
- a CDS encoding SDR family NAD(P)-dependent oxidoreductase has protein sequence MNLIGQAIKTATDRLANPARVGDPDKLRAAVSGKTVLVTGASYGIGEATARRLAAAGATVLVVARSVERLDDLAAAINAGGGHAVAYPTDLSDEDAVHALTKQITENHGPLDIVVSNAGKSLRRSLHHQYDRPHDFQRTIDINYLGPIWLLLGLLPAMRENGGGLVVNVSSVGVRVVPGPQWGAYQASKGAFDRWLRSVAPELHADGVDVTSVYFALVRTRMIAPTPILGRLPGLSPGQAADAIAKAIIERPRTNEPPWVFPAELASVLLAGPADWAARLWHRSLASRYFADSRGRKDRG, from the coding sequence GTGAACTTGATAGGCCAGGCCATTAAGACGGCGACGGACCGATTGGCCAACCCGGCGCGGGTGGGCGATCCCGACAAACTGCGTGCCGCGGTTTCGGGCAAGACGGTGCTGGTCACCGGCGCCTCGTATGGAATCGGGGAGGCGACTGCCCGCAGGCTGGCCGCGGCCGGGGCGACGGTGCTGGTCGTCGCCCGCTCGGTGGAACGGCTCGACGACCTTGCCGCGGCGATCAATGCCGGCGGCGGGCACGCCGTCGCCTACCCGACGGATCTCAGCGACGAGGACGCCGTCCACGCGCTGACCAAGCAGATCACCGAGAACCACGGCCCGCTCGACATCGTCGTCAGCAATGCCGGTAAATCGCTGCGCCGTTCGCTGCACCACCAGTACGACCGCCCCCACGATTTCCAGCGCACCATCGACATCAACTACCTGGGACCGATCTGGCTATTGCTGGGACTGCTGCCGGCCATGCGGGAAAACGGCGGGGGCCTCGTGGTGAACGTGTCGAGCGTCGGCGTGCGCGTGGTGCCGGGGCCGCAATGGGGCGCGTATCAGGCGTCCAAGGGCGCCTTCGATCGCTGGCTGCGCAGCGTGGCGCCGGAACTGCACGCCGACGGGGTGGACGTCACGTCGGTCTACTTCGCCCTGGTTCGAACCCGGATGATCGCCCCGACGCCGATCCTGGGCCGCCTTCCCGGTCTGTCGCCCGGCCAGGCCGCCGACGCCATCGCCAAGGCGATCATCGAGCGCCCGCGCACCAATGAGCCGCCCTGGGTCTTTCCGGCGGAGCTGGCTTCGGTGCTGCTGGCAGGTCCCGCCGATTGGGCGGCCCGATTGTGGCATCGTTCGCTGGCCAGCCGGTATTTCGCCGATTCGCGCGGGCGAAAGGACCGGGGATGA
- the rpmB gene encoding 50S ribosomal protein L28, producing the protein MSKHCQVTGRTVSFGKSVSHSHRRTSRRWWPNIQIKTYYLPSEGRRITLRVSAKGIKVVDRDGIEAVVARLRREGQRI; encoded by the coding sequence ATGTCCAAGCATTGTCAGGTCACCGGCCGCACCGTGAGTTTCGGTAAATCGGTGTCGCACTCGCATCGCCGAACCTCGCGACGGTGGTGGCCCAACATTCAGATCAAGACGTATTACCTGCCGTCGGAGGGCCGGCGCATCACGCTGCGGGTCAGCGCCAAGGGCATCAAGGTCGTCGACCGCGACGGCATCGAAGCCGTTGTCGCGCGCCTGCGCCGAGAAGGTCAGCGAATCTGA
- the rpmG gene encoding 50S ribosomal protein L33 produces MARNEIRPIVKLRSTAGTGYTYITRKNRRNDPDRLTLRKYDPVVRRHVEFREER; encoded by the coding sequence ATGGCGCGCAACGAGATTCGCCCGATCGTCAAGCTCCGCTCCACGGCCGGCACCGGCTACACCTACATCACCCGCAAAAACCGGCGCAACGACCCCGACCGGCTCACGCTGCGCAAGTACGACCCGGTGGTCCGCCGCCACGTCGAGTTCCGGGAGGAACGCTGA
- the rpsN gene encoding 30S ribosomal protein S14, protein MAKKSKIVKNDQRRAIVARYAERRALLKQIIRSPAIDPDQRLATQAALARQPRDASAVRVRNRDSVDGRPRGHLRKFGLSRVRVRELAHAGQLPGVRKASW, encoded by the coding sequence ATGGCCAAGAAATCCAAGATCGTCAAGAACGACCAGCGTCGCGCGATCGTGGCCCGCTATGCGGAGCGCCGCGCCCTGCTCAAACAGATCATCCGTTCTCCGGCAATTGATCCCGATCAGCGTCTGGCCACACAGGCGGCGCTCGCCCGCCAGCCTCGCGATGCCAGCGCGGTGCGGGTACGCAACCGCGACTCGGTCGACGGTCGTCCCCGCGGGCATCTGCGCAAGTTCGGGCTGTCCCGGGTGCGGGTGCGCGAGCTGGCCCACGCGGGGCAACTTCCCGGCGTACGAAAGGCGAGTTGGTAG
- the rpsR gene encoding 30S ribosomal protein S18 produces the protein MAANNSHPSRTQPVETKENLLSSLGIKYVDYKDITTLRMFLSERGRIRSRRVTGLTVRQQRQVVTAIRNAREMALLPYIAGC, from the coding sequence ATGGCCGCCAACAACAGCCATCCGAGCCGTACCCAGCCGGTCGAGACAAAGGAGAACCTGCTCAGCAGCCTTGGTATCAAATACGTTGACTACAAGGATATTACGACGCTGAGAATGTTCCTCTCCGAACGGGGCCGGATCCGATCCCGCCGGGTCACCGGCCTGACGGTGCGCCAGCAGCGGCAGGTGGTCACCGCGATCCGAAATGCCCGCGAGATGGCGCTGTTGCCTTACATCGCCGGCTGCTAG
- a CDS encoding aldehyde dehydrogenase family protein, which yields MVLLDALGPSGEYRARNREVVATTAGVPVAELSLVPALYVSRAIGAQRKVAPLPVAERENALAAAADIFRTAEIGGLGFDAYVELASRISGVPIVVTRTGARNVAAAVAHAFDAVHPAQPIGAARDWREERTRAGSAVWTRRGEIFAVHAAGNGPGVHGLWPQALALGYRVAVRPSRREPFTGHRLVSALRQAGFRAEDVVFLPTDHGAADEIIRCADLAMVYGGQDVVDKYAVDPTVMVNGPGRAKILITADRDWRDYLDLIVDSIANLGGMACVNTTAVLYEGDPAPLAAAIADRLATIEPLPTEDERAILPTQPVDKAQALAAYLATKAAGTTALLGADQVVAAVGDGYAALRPAVHLLAEPDVDKLNVELAFPCVWVSPWSRADGLTPLRQSLVINVITGDDDLIDSVLGDPTISNVYRGNHPTFYGAPEIPHDGFLADVLMRNKGFIRD from the coding sequence TTGGTGCTGCTCGACGCGCTCGGACCCAGCGGCGAGTACCGGGCCCGCAATCGAGAGGTCGTCGCTACCACGGCAGGGGTGCCGGTCGCCGAGCTGAGTTTGGTACCTGCGCTCTATGTGTCGCGCGCCATCGGCGCGCAGCGCAAGGTCGCGCCGCTGCCGGTCGCCGAGCGGGAAAACGCATTGGCCGCCGCGGCCGACATCTTCCGTACCGCGGAGATCGGCGGCCTGGGCTTCGACGCCTATGTCGAACTGGCCAGCCGGATTTCGGGCGTACCGATCGTGGTCACCCGCACCGGGGCCCGCAACGTCGCAGCCGCCGTTGCGCACGCCTTCGACGCGGTGCACCCGGCCCAGCCGATCGGCGCGGCCCGCGACTGGCGCGAGGAACGCACCCGTGCCGGCAGTGCGGTCTGGACGCGGCGCGGCGAGATATTCGCGGTGCACGCCGCGGGCAACGGCCCGGGCGTGCACGGCCTGTGGCCCCAAGCGCTCGCCCTGGGCTACCGGGTCGCGGTGCGCCCGTCCCGGCGCGAGCCGTTCACCGGACACCGACTGGTTAGTGCCCTGCGCCAAGCCGGATTTCGGGCCGAGGATGTCGTCTTCCTGCCCACCGATCACGGAGCAGCCGACGAGATCATCCGCTGCGCCGACCTGGCGATGGTGTACGGCGGCCAGGACGTCGTCGACAAGTATGCCGTCGATCCGACGGTGATGGTGAACGGACCGGGCCGGGCCAAGATCCTGATCACCGCCGATCGCGATTGGCGTGACTACCTCGACCTGATCGTCGACTCGATCGCGAATCTTGGTGGTATGGCATGCGTCAACACCACCGCGGTGCTCTATGAGGGTGATCCGGCCCCGCTGGCCGCCGCGATCGCCGACCGGCTGGCGACGATCGAGCCGTTGCCCACCGAGGACGAGCGGGCGATCCTGCCTACCCAACCCGTCGACAAGGCGCAGGCGCTGGCCGCCTATCTGGCAACCAAGGCCGCCGGCACCACCGCGCTGCTCGGCGCCGATCAGGTCGTCGCCGCGGTGGGTGACGGCTACGCCGCCCTGCGTCCGGCCGTGCATCTGCTGGCCGAGCCGGATGTCGACAAGCTCAACGTCGAACTGGCGTTCCCGTGCGTGTGGGTGTCGCCGTGGTCGCGCGCCGACGGCCTGACGCCCCTGCGACAATCGTTGGTGATCAACGTGATCACCGGCGACGACGACTTGATCGACAGCGTGCTCGGCGACCCGACCATCAGCAACGTCTACCGTGGAAACCACCCGACGTTCTACGGCGCGCCCGAGATCCCGCACGACGGATTCCTGGCCGACGTGCTGATGCGCAACAAGGGTTTCATCCGGGACTAG
- a CDS encoding phenazine antibiotic biosynthesis protein, which produces MADIDFSLLDVPRSAPVDDPEAYLRAAIAWHFGADTGSAFWLRTAEKLDFDPLTDVKTFTDLRLFPNLLGELRNVPVEDLIPRGYGSPPPVPQVFESGGTTGAPKRTAQLPDWVAQIVEWQTEDFATGGFQRGRGFLCLMPSGPHGVGFFSRLVAERLGSAFHAIDIDPRWVKKIAARNAAGEVAAYVDHVLEQAVHVLQTQNVANLHATPPLLEAIARNDDLVDLVNAKIRYLLLSGAHVDADTLDLLRDIFPETTITMAFGSTMILSQAVTRIEGDTFVFDPRTPYVVFWVIDPDTGEQVPYGQLGQVVMNHVSKGMFLPNNLERDMAIRMPGPAGQLSDSVSAVRPVATFEGEAVIEGVY; this is translated from the coding sequence ATGGCCGATATCGACTTTTCGTTGTTGGACGTCCCGAGATCGGCACCGGTCGACGACCCCGAGGCTTACTTGCGGGCGGCGATCGCGTGGCACTTCGGTGCGGACACCGGCTCCGCCTTTTGGCTCCGGACCGCCGAGAAACTGGACTTCGATCCATTGACGGACGTCAAGACCTTCACCGATTTGCGGCTGTTTCCCAATCTGCTCGGTGAGCTGCGCAATGTGCCGGTCGAGGATCTGATCCCGCGCGGATACGGCTCGCCGCCGCCGGTGCCGCAGGTTTTCGAATCCGGTGGCACCACCGGAGCTCCGAAACGTACTGCACAGCTTCCGGATTGGGTCGCCCAGATCGTCGAATGGCAGACCGAGGACTTCGCCACCGGCGGCTTTCAGCGCGGCCGGGGCTTTTTGTGCCTGATGCCGAGCGGCCCGCACGGCGTGGGCTTCTTCTCACGGCTGGTCGCCGAGCGGCTCGGCTCGGCGTTTCACGCGATCGACATCGATCCGCGCTGGGTGAAGAAGATTGCCGCGCGCAATGCCGCCGGAGAAGTCGCCGCCTACGTCGACCACGTCCTCGAGCAGGCGGTCCATGTGCTGCAAACGCAGAACGTCGCGAACCTACATGCCACTCCGCCGCTGCTCGAGGCGATCGCTCGCAACGACGACCTGGTGGACTTGGTGAACGCCAAGATTCGCTATCTGTTGCTCAGCGGCGCGCACGTGGACGCCGACACGCTGGACCTGTTGCGCGACATCTTCCCCGAGACGACGATCACGATGGCCTTCGGCAGCACGATGATTCTGTCGCAGGCGGTCACCCGAATCGAGGGCGACACATTCGTTTTCGATCCGCGGACACCGTACGTGGTGTTCTGGGTGATCGATCCCGACACCGGAGAACAAGTGCCCTACGGGCAGCTGGGCCAGGTGGTGATGAACCACGTCAGCAAGGGCATGTTCCTGCCGAACAACCTGGAACGCGACATGGCGATCCGGATGCCGGGGCCCGCGGGGCAACTCAGCGATTCGGTCAGCGCGGTACGGCCGGTCGCCACTTTCGAGGGCGAGGCAGTCATCGAGGGCGTGTACTGA